The Corylus avellana chromosome ca8, CavTom2PMs-1.0 genome has a segment encoding these proteins:
- the LOC132190371 gene encoding putative inactive cadmium/zinc-transporting ATPase HMA3 isoform X1 → MASLEKRKAEKKLQKSYFDVLGLCCSSEVPLIENILKALDGVKEVSVIVPSRTVIVVHDNLLISQAQIVKALNRARLEANVRVYGVENSQKKWPSPYAVACGTLLSLSFFKYLYLPLRWLAVGAVAVGIFPIAMKGAAAIRHLRLDINILAIIAVIGTLAMNDYLEAGTIVFLYTIAEWLESRASHKANAVMSSLMNIAPQKAVIAETGEVIDVDEVKLNAVLAVKAGEVIPIDGIVVEGQCEVDEKALTGESFPVAKEKDSTVWGGTINLNGYISVKTTALFEECMVAKMAQLVEEAQNSKTKTQRLIDKCAKFYTPGVLIISACFAVVPAALKVHNRNHWFHLALVVLVSACPCALILSTPVATFCALTKAATSGLLIKGGDYLETLAKIKIMAFDKTGTITRGEFLVTDIRSLCDDISLNTLLYWVSSIESKSSHPMAAALVDHARSLAIEPKPENVVEFENFPGEGIHGKVDENDIYIGNKKIALRAGCPTVPAIEADMKKGTTIGYIYCGATPAGIFCLSDACRSGVVVAIRELKLLGIKTAMLTGDRQAAAMHVQEQLDHALEIVHAELLPEDKARIIREFKREGPTAMTGDGVNDAPALATADIGISMGISGSALATETGQVILMSNDIRKIPEAIQLARKAHRKVIVNIFFSITTKSAILALAFAGHPLVWAAVLADVGTCVLVILNSMLLLQGTEKPKGNSSKSSAAKHTHKHGCNASNGHSSHHHLVQDSHHHHLKDSNHHCCSESKDQMVTLPQKVSSKKCQSSPLTSNLCTEDNCTDSTGRKGECVEDDGLQEEKHCKPYTPLEGMQSMKNDGHCHSDHCGVNHNHADNGSAGKMEKHCKHSTPIEGMQSMKNDGHCHSDHCGVNHSHAENGAAGKKESGCNHQHKCGKDYSAPLHTTIDIVPCVEHVESTTIPAFEKREIGGSCKGHRTECGQSAAAMHACISLEKREIGGCCKSYMKECCGKHGHLAGAFGGGLSEIITE, encoded by the exons ATGGCTTCCCTGGAGAAAAGAAAGGCAGAGAAAAAGTTGCAGAAAAGCTACTTTGATGTGCTGGGTTTGTGCTGTTCATCAGAGGTGCCTTTGATTGAGAACATCCTCAAGGCTCTTGATGGCGTCAAGGAGGTTTCAGTGATCGTGCCGTCAAGAACAGTCATTGTTGTTCATGACAATCTCCTCATTTCCCAGGCTCAAATtg TTAAGGCTCTAAATCGTGCAAGGCTTGAAGCAAATGTGAGGGTATATGGGGTGGAGAATTcccaaaagaaatggccaagcCCATATGCTGTTGCCTGTGGTACGTTGCTTTCGCTATCATTCTTCAAGTATCTCTACCTCCCACTCCGATGGCTGGCTGTTGGAGCGGTGGCTGTCGGCATATTTCCGATTGCTATGAAAGGGGCGGCGGCGATTCGTCATCTTAGGCTCGACATCAATATCCTTGCCATAATTGCAG TGATAGGCACACTTGCAATGAATGATTATTTGGAAGCCGGGACTATTGTCTTTCTCTACACCATTGCAGAATGGCTTGAGTCAAGAGCAAGCCACAAG GCAAATGCAGTAATGTCCTCATTGATGAACATAGCCCCTCAGAAGGCGGTGATAGCAGAAACTGGAGAAGTTATCGATGTTGACGAGGTCAAGTTGAACGCCGTTCTCGCTGTCAAGGCCGGTGAAGTTATCCCCATTGATGGAATTGTAGTGGAAGGGCAATGTGAAGTTGATGAAAAGGCTCTAACTGGAGAGTCATTCCCAGTTGCCAAAGAAAAGGACTCTACTGTTTGGGGTGGTACCATCAATCTAAATG GTTATATTAGTGTTAAAACCACTGCTCTGTTTGAAGAATGCATGGTGGCTAAAATGGCACAGCTTGTAGAAGAGGCCCAGAACAGCAAAACCAAAACTCAGAGATTAATTGACAAATGTGCCAAATTTTATACCCCAG gcGTTCTGATCATATCAGCTTGTTTTGCTGTGGTACCAGCAGCATTAAAAGTTCATAATCGAAACCATTGGTTTCACTTAGCATTGGTTGTCTTGGTAAGTGCATGTCCATGTGCACTCATCCTGTCTACACCTGTTGCAACATTCTGTGCTCTCACAAAGGCAGCAACATCTGGCCTTCTAATCAAAGGTGGTGACTATCTTGAAACTCTTGCAAAAATTAAGATAATGGCATTTGACAAAACTGGCACAATAACAAGAGGTGAATTTCTGGTGACTGACATTCGTTCTCTTTGTGATGATATTAGCTTGAACACATTGCTTTATTG GGTTTCAAGCATTGAAAGCAAGTCAAGTCATCCAATGGCAGCCGCACTGGTTGACCACGCAAGGTCCCTTGCAATTGAGCCAAAGCCTGAAAATGTGGtggaatttgaaaattttcctggAGAAGGCATTCATGGCAAAGTTGATgagaatgatatttatattgGAAACAAGAAAATTGCTCTAAGAGCTGGGTGTCCAACAG TTCCAGCCATAGAAGCTGATATGAAGAAAGGAACCACCATTGGCTACATATACTGTGGAGCAACCCCAGCTGGAATTTTTTGTCTCTCAGATGCTTGTCGATCTGGGGTTGTGGTGGCAATCAGGGAGCTGAAGTTGTTGGGAATTAAAACAGCTATGCTAACTGGAGATAGGCAAGCAGCAGCAATGCATGTACAAGAACAG CTGGATCATGCTCTAGAGATAGTGCATGCAGAACTTCTACCTGAAGATAAAGCAAGAATCATCAGAGAATTCAAAAGAGAAGGACCAACAGCCATGACAGGAGATGGTGTAAATGATGCCCCAGCATTGGCCACAGCTGATATAGGTATCTCAATGGGCATTTCAGGCTCAGCACTAGCTACTGAAACTGGTCAGGTGATTCTCATGTCCAATGACATCAGAAAGATACCAGAAGCCATCCAATTGGCAAGAAAAGCTCACAGGAAAGTAATTGTGAACATCTTTTTTTCAATCACTACCAAGTCTGCTATCCTTGCCTTGGCCTTTGCTGGCCATCCGCTTGTCTGGGCTGCAGTTCTTGCAGATGTTGGGACATGTGTGCTAGTCATCCTAAACAGCATGCTGCTTTTGCAAGGTACAGAGAAACCCAAGGGGAATTCAAGCAAATCTTCTGCTGCAAAGCATACCCATAAGCATGGATGCAATGCCAGTAATGGCCACTCATCTCATCACCATCTTGTTCAAGATTCTCATCACCATCATCTAAAAGATTCCAATCACCATTGCTGCTCTGAAAGCAAAGATCAAATGGTTACTCTGCCTCAAAAAGTTTCTTCTAAGAAGTGTCAATCTAGCcctttaacatcaaacttatgtacAGAAGATAATTGCACAGATTCAACAGGAAGGAAAGGTGAATGTGTAGAAGATGATGGGCTCCAAGAGGAAAAACATTGCAAACCTTATACTCCTTTAGAAGGAATGCAAAGCATGAAAAATGATGGCCATTGCCACTCAGACCATTGTGGAGTGAACCACAACCATGCTGACAATGGATCTGCAgggaaaatggaaaaacattGCAAACATTCAACTCCTATAGAAGGAATGCAAAGCATGAAAAATGATGGCCATTGCCACTCAGACCATTGTGGAGTGAACCACAGCCATGCTGAAAATGGAGCAGCAGGAAAAAAGGAGTCAGGTTGCAATCATCAGCACAAATGTGGTAAAGATTACAGTGCACCACTTCATACCACCATTGATATTGTGCCATGTGTTGAGCATGTGGAATCAACCACTATCCCTGCTTTTGAGAAGAGAGAAATAGGTGGGAGTTGCAAGGGCCATAGAACAGAATGTGGGCAATCTGCAGCAGCTATGCATGCTTGTATCAGtttggagaagagagaaattggTGGGTGTTGCAAGAGCTACATGAAGGAATGTTGTGGCAAGCATGGACATCTTGCGGGTGCCTTTGGTGGAGGATTATCAGAAATCATCACGGAATAG
- the LOC132190371 gene encoding putative inactive cadmium/zinc-transporting ATPase HMA3 isoform X2 → MASLEKRKAEKKLQKSYFDVLGLCCSSEVPLIENILKALDGVKEVSVIVPSRTVIVVHDNLLISQAQIVKALNRARLEANVRVYGVENSQKKWPSPYAVACGTLLSLSFFKYLYLPLRWLAVGAVAVGIFPIAMKGAAAIRHLRLDINILAIIAVIGTLAMNDYLEAGTIVFLYTIAEWLESRASHKANAVMSSLMNIAPQKAVIAETGEVIDVDEVKLNAVLAVKAGEVIPIDGIVVEGQCEVDEKALTGESFPVAKEKDSTVWGGTINLNGYISVKTTALFEECMVAKMAQLVEEAQNSKTKTQRLIDKCAKFYTPGVLIISACFAVVPAALKVHNRNHWFHLALVVLVSACPCALILSTPVATFCALTKAATSGLLIKGGDYLETLAKIKIMAFDKTGTITRGEFLVTDIRSLCDDISLNTLLYWVSSIESKSSHPMAAALVDHARSLAIEPKPENVVEFENFPGEGIHGKVDENDIYIGNKKIALRAGCPTAIEADMKKGTTIGYIYCGATPAGIFCLSDACRSGVVVAIRELKLLGIKTAMLTGDRQAAAMHVQEQLDHALEIVHAELLPEDKARIIREFKREGPTAMTGDGVNDAPALATADIGISMGISGSALATETGQVILMSNDIRKIPEAIQLARKAHRKVIVNIFFSITTKSAILALAFAGHPLVWAAVLADVGTCVLVILNSMLLLQGTEKPKGNSSKSSAAKHTHKHGCNASNGHSSHHHLVQDSHHHHLKDSNHHCCSESKDQMVTLPQKVSSKKCQSSPLTSNLCTEDNCTDSTGRKGECVEDDGLQEEKHCKPYTPLEGMQSMKNDGHCHSDHCGVNHNHADNGSAGKMEKHCKHSTPIEGMQSMKNDGHCHSDHCGVNHSHAENGAAGKKESGCNHQHKCGKDYSAPLHTTIDIVPCVEHVESTTIPAFEKREIGGSCKGHRTECGQSAAAMHACISLEKREIGGCCKSYMKECCGKHGHLAGAFGGGLSEIITE, encoded by the exons ATGGCTTCCCTGGAGAAAAGAAAGGCAGAGAAAAAGTTGCAGAAAAGCTACTTTGATGTGCTGGGTTTGTGCTGTTCATCAGAGGTGCCTTTGATTGAGAACATCCTCAAGGCTCTTGATGGCGTCAAGGAGGTTTCAGTGATCGTGCCGTCAAGAACAGTCATTGTTGTTCATGACAATCTCCTCATTTCCCAGGCTCAAATtg TTAAGGCTCTAAATCGTGCAAGGCTTGAAGCAAATGTGAGGGTATATGGGGTGGAGAATTcccaaaagaaatggccaagcCCATATGCTGTTGCCTGTGGTACGTTGCTTTCGCTATCATTCTTCAAGTATCTCTACCTCCCACTCCGATGGCTGGCTGTTGGAGCGGTGGCTGTCGGCATATTTCCGATTGCTATGAAAGGGGCGGCGGCGATTCGTCATCTTAGGCTCGACATCAATATCCTTGCCATAATTGCAG TGATAGGCACACTTGCAATGAATGATTATTTGGAAGCCGGGACTATTGTCTTTCTCTACACCATTGCAGAATGGCTTGAGTCAAGAGCAAGCCACAAG GCAAATGCAGTAATGTCCTCATTGATGAACATAGCCCCTCAGAAGGCGGTGATAGCAGAAACTGGAGAAGTTATCGATGTTGACGAGGTCAAGTTGAACGCCGTTCTCGCTGTCAAGGCCGGTGAAGTTATCCCCATTGATGGAATTGTAGTGGAAGGGCAATGTGAAGTTGATGAAAAGGCTCTAACTGGAGAGTCATTCCCAGTTGCCAAAGAAAAGGACTCTACTGTTTGGGGTGGTACCATCAATCTAAATG GTTATATTAGTGTTAAAACCACTGCTCTGTTTGAAGAATGCATGGTGGCTAAAATGGCACAGCTTGTAGAAGAGGCCCAGAACAGCAAAACCAAAACTCAGAGATTAATTGACAAATGTGCCAAATTTTATACCCCAG gcGTTCTGATCATATCAGCTTGTTTTGCTGTGGTACCAGCAGCATTAAAAGTTCATAATCGAAACCATTGGTTTCACTTAGCATTGGTTGTCTTGGTAAGTGCATGTCCATGTGCACTCATCCTGTCTACACCTGTTGCAACATTCTGTGCTCTCACAAAGGCAGCAACATCTGGCCTTCTAATCAAAGGTGGTGACTATCTTGAAACTCTTGCAAAAATTAAGATAATGGCATTTGACAAAACTGGCACAATAACAAGAGGTGAATTTCTGGTGACTGACATTCGTTCTCTTTGTGATGATATTAGCTTGAACACATTGCTTTATTG GGTTTCAAGCATTGAAAGCAAGTCAAGTCATCCAATGGCAGCCGCACTGGTTGACCACGCAAGGTCCCTTGCAATTGAGCCAAAGCCTGAAAATGTGGtggaatttgaaaattttcctggAGAAGGCATTCATGGCAAAGTTGATgagaatgatatttatattgGAAACAAGAAAATTGCTCTAAGAGCTGGGTGTCCAACAG CCATAGAAGCTGATATGAAGAAAGGAACCACCATTGGCTACATATACTGTGGAGCAACCCCAGCTGGAATTTTTTGTCTCTCAGATGCTTGTCGATCTGGGGTTGTGGTGGCAATCAGGGAGCTGAAGTTGTTGGGAATTAAAACAGCTATGCTAACTGGAGATAGGCAAGCAGCAGCAATGCATGTACAAGAACAG CTGGATCATGCTCTAGAGATAGTGCATGCAGAACTTCTACCTGAAGATAAAGCAAGAATCATCAGAGAATTCAAAAGAGAAGGACCAACAGCCATGACAGGAGATGGTGTAAATGATGCCCCAGCATTGGCCACAGCTGATATAGGTATCTCAATGGGCATTTCAGGCTCAGCACTAGCTACTGAAACTGGTCAGGTGATTCTCATGTCCAATGACATCAGAAAGATACCAGAAGCCATCCAATTGGCAAGAAAAGCTCACAGGAAAGTAATTGTGAACATCTTTTTTTCAATCACTACCAAGTCTGCTATCCTTGCCTTGGCCTTTGCTGGCCATCCGCTTGTCTGGGCTGCAGTTCTTGCAGATGTTGGGACATGTGTGCTAGTCATCCTAAACAGCATGCTGCTTTTGCAAGGTACAGAGAAACCCAAGGGGAATTCAAGCAAATCTTCTGCTGCAAAGCATACCCATAAGCATGGATGCAATGCCAGTAATGGCCACTCATCTCATCACCATCTTGTTCAAGATTCTCATCACCATCATCTAAAAGATTCCAATCACCATTGCTGCTCTGAAAGCAAAGATCAAATGGTTACTCTGCCTCAAAAAGTTTCTTCTAAGAAGTGTCAATCTAGCcctttaacatcaaacttatgtacAGAAGATAATTGCACAGATTCAACAGGAAGGAAAGGTGAATGTGTAGAAGATGATGGGCTCCAAGAGGAAAAACATTGCAAACCTTATACTCCTTTAGAAGGAATGCAAAGCATGAAAAATGATGGCCATTGCCACTCAGACCATTGTGGAGTGAACCACAACCATGCTGACAATGGATCTGCAgggaaaatggaaaaacattGCAAACATTCAACTCCTATAGAAGGAATGCAAAGCATGAAAAATGATGGCCATTGCCACTCAGACCATTGTGGAGTGAACCACAGCCATGCTGAAAATGGAGCAGCAGGAAAAAAGGAGTCAGGTTGCAATCATCAGCACAAATGTGGTAAAGATTACAGTGCACCACTTCATACCACCATTGATATTGTGCCATGTGTTGAGCATGTGGAATCAACCACTATCCCTGCTTTTGAGAAGAGAGAAATAGGTGGGAGTTGCAAGGGCCATAGAACAGAATGTGGGCAATCTGCAGCAGCTATGCATGCTTGTATCAGtttggagaagagagaaattggTGGGTGTTGCAAGAGCTACATGAAGGAATGTTGTGGCAAGCATGGACATCTTGCGGGTGCCTTTGGTGGAGGATTATCAGAAATCATCACGGAATAG